In Streptomyces chartreusis NRRL 3882, the following are encoded in one genomic region:
- a CDS encoding LAETG motif-containing sortase-dependent surface protein, protein MKLRRAMAAAAATAVIAPVALLAAPAAYATDETTPTPSASVSESAPETSSSPSASESTPETTPPAPSTSASESAPETSSSPSASASESSPAPTASEPEESESPDPEPSVCEDTKVDVSISGLPGKIAAGSGWHKFSLNVLNNSDSTLNDLDFFAGASPDKNGEELFTSKQVKLQAWDPQDKTWVDLNEGGYAVGYVGYTDELKPDYEVNIPLRLSVSKSAPVGAGFSLGATIYGDNDDECTGFGDVSYKFQIVAAGTDTGGTKPTEGGKAPVTDEKPSGNTPEVTGSLAETGSSSALPMISLVGGAAVVAGAGAIFVVRRRKAGVQA, encoded by the coding sequence ATGAAGCTTCGCCGCGCCATGGCAGCAGCGGCCGCCACGGCGGTCATAGCCCCGGTGGCACTGCTCGCGGCACCGGCCGCGTACGCGACCGACGAAACGACGCCCACGCCGAGCGCGTCCGTGAGCGAGTCCGCTCCCGAGACGTCCAGCTCGCCGTCGGCGAGCGAGTCCACGCCCGAGACGACGCCGCCCGCTCCGAGCACGTCCGCGAGCGAGTCCGCTCCCGAGACGTCCAGCTCGCCGAGCGCGTCCGCGAGCGAGTCCTCCCCGGCGCCCACCGCGTCCGAGCCCGAGGAGTCGGAGTCCCCGGACCCCGAGCCCTCGGTGTGCGAGGACACCAAGGTCGACGTCAGCATCTCCGGCCTGCCCGGCAAGATCGCGGCGGGCAGCGGCTGGCACAAGTTCTCGCTGAACGTGCTCAACAACTCCGACTCCACGCTCAACGACCTCGACTTCTTCGCGGGGGCCTCCCCCGACAAGAACGGCGAGGAGCTGTTCACCAGCAAGCAGGTCAAGCTCCAGGCCTGGGACCCCCAGGACAAGACCTGGGTCGACCTCAACGAGGGCGGCTACGCGGTCGGCTACGTCGGTTACACCGACGAGCTGAAGCCCGACTACGAGGTGAACATCCCGCTGCGCCTCAGCGTCAGCAAGTCCGCCCCGGTCGGCGCCGGCTTCTCGCTCGGCGCGACGATCTACGGCGACAACGACGACGAGTGCACCGGCTTCGGCGACGTGTCGTACAAGTTCCAGATCGTCGCGGCCGGCACGGACACCGGTGGCACCAAGCCGACCGAAGGCGGCAAGGCGCCCGTCACCGACGAGAAGCCGAGCGGCAACACGCCGGAGGTCACCGGCAGCCTCGCCGAGACCGGCTCCAGCTCCGCCCTGCCGATGATCAGCCTCGTCGGCGGTGCCGCGGTCGTCGCCGGTGCCGGTGCGATCTTCGTGGTCCGTCGCCGCAAGGCCGGCGTCCAGGCGTAA
- a CDS encoding GMC family oxidoreductase N-terminal domain-containing protein: MPEDAYDYDVIVVGSGFGGSVTALRLTEKGYRVGVLEAGRRFTRESLPKNSWDLKNYLWAPKLGMYGIQRIHLLGNVMVLAGAGVGGGSLNYANTLYVPPKPFFEDPQWRDITDWQEELKPYYDQARRMLGVRLNPTMTPSDVHLKAAAERMGCGDSFHLAPVGVFFGDGEDADGTAKAEPGQEVPDPYFGGAGPARRACAECGECMTGCRHGAKNTLNENYLYLAEKAGAVVHPLTTVVSVTDDSRGGYAVATLPTDDRRKARGRTYTARQVVLAAGTYGTQTLLHRMKAGGQLPYVSDKLGGLTRTNSEALVGAQTDDRRYRKAHGAPKADFTRGVAITSSIHPDENTHIEPVRYGKGSNSMGSLSILQVPYAGSDSGASRVLGFLAHAAKHPLLVLRSLSNRRWSERTIIGLVMQSLDNSLTTYLKPSGVGRGLLTARQGHGAPNPKQIKAATESASALAAEINGFAGSNVGELMGTPLTAHFLGGCPIGDSRETGVIDPYHRLYGHPGISVVDGAAVSANLGVNPSLTITAQAERAMSFWPNKGEPDPRPRQGAAYERLQPVEPKSPAVPADAFGALRLPFLGVPAVPPKN, encoded by the coding sequence GTGCCCGAGGACGCTTACGACTACGACGTCATCGTCGTGGGCTCCGGATTCGGCGGATCGGTAACCGCCCTTCGCCTCACCGAGAAGGGTTACCGCGTAGGCGTCCTGGAAGCCGGCCGCCGCTTCACCCGCGAGTCCCTCCCGAAGAACTCCTGGGACCTCAAGAACTACCTCTGGGCGCCGAAGCTCGGCATGTACGGCATCCAGCGCATCCACCTGCTGGGCAACGTCATGGTCCTGGCGGGAGCGGGCGTCGGCGGCGGCTCCCTCAACTACGCCAACACCCTCTACGTCCCGCCCAAGCCGTTCTTCGAGGACCCCCAGTGGCGTGACATCACGGACTGGCAGGAGGAGCTGAAGCCGTACTACGACCAGGCCCGCCGCATGCTCGGTGTACGGCTCAACCCGACCATGACCCCGTCCGACGTGCACCTGAAGGCCGCCGCGGAGCGCATGGGCTGCGGCGACTCCTTCCACCTCGCCCCGGTCGGCGTCTTCTTCGGAGACGGCGAGGACGCCGACGGCACGGCCAAGGCCGAACCGGGTCAGGAGGTGCCCGACCCGTACTTCGGCGGGGCGGGCCCGGCCCGCAGGGCCTGCGCGGAGTGCGGCGAGTGCATGACCGGCTGCCGCCACGGCGCGAAGAACACCCTCAACGAGAACTACCTGTACCTCGCCGAGAAGGCCGGCGCTGTCGTCCACCCCCTGACGACCGTCGTCTCGGTCACCGACGACTCACGCGGTGGATACGCGGTCGCCACCCTGCCCACCGACGACCGCCGCAAGGCCAGGGGCCGGACCTACACGGCCCGCCAGGTCGTCCTCGCCGCCGGCACGTACGGCACCCAGACGCTGTTGCACCGGATGAAGGCCGGTGGCCAGCTGCCGTACGTATCGGACAAGTTGGGTGGGCTGACCCGCACCAACTCCGAGGCCCTGGTCGGCGCCCAGACCGACGACCGGCGCTACCGCAAGGCGCACGGCGCTCCGAAGGCCGACTTCACGCGGGGCGTGGCCATCACGTCCTCGATCCACCCGGACGAGAACACCCACATCGAGCCGGTCCGCTACGGCAAGGGTTCCAACTCGATGGGCAGTCTGTCGATCCTCCAGGTCCCCTACGCAGGGAGCGACTCGGGCGCCTCACGGGTCCTGGGCTTCCTCGCCCACGCGGCGAAACACCCCTTGCTGGTGCTGCGCTCCCTGTCCAACCGCCGCTGGTCGGAGCGGACCATCATCGGCCTGGTGATGCAGTCCCTGGACAACTCCCTGACGACGTACTTGAAACCGTCGGGCGTCGGCCGCGGCCTGCTCACCGCCCGCCAGGGTCACGGCGCCCCCAACCCGAAGCAGATCAAGGCGGCCACGGAGAGCGCGTCGGCACTGGCCGCCGAGATCAACGGCTTCGCCGGCTCGAACGTCGGCGAACTGATGGGAACCCCGCTGACGGCCCACTTCCTGGGCGGCTGCCCGATCGGCGACTCCCGGGAGACCGGCGTGATCGACCCGTACCACCGCCTCTACGGCCACCCCGGCATCTCGGTGGTCGACGGCGCCGCGGTCTCCGCCAACCTCGGCGTCAACCCGTCCCTCACCATCACCGCCCAGGCGGAGCGGGCGATGTCGTTCTGGCCCAACAAGGGCGAGCCCGACCCGCGCCCGCGGCAGGGCGCGGCCTACGAGCGCCTCCAGCCGGTCGAGCCGAAGTCCCCGGCGGTCCCGGCGGACGCGTTCGGCGCGCTGCGGCTGCCGTTCCTGGGTGTGCCGGCGGTACCGCCGAAGAACTGA
- a CDS encoding succinic semialdehyde dehydrogenase → MTDAHAPEKTGTAQTGTNPLAPAPAGARTAADVVTPELVAQLTKGVAGSGRTANHTPFTGEKLADLPESTPEDVANAFELARAAQAVWAQTPVRQRAAVLLRFHDLVLERQAEVLDLIQLETGKARLHAHEEVQAVAVAARHYGRKAPAYLRPKRHAGAMPTLTKVTELRHPRGVVGQIAPWNYPLELSVGDALPAFVTGNAVVMKPDTETCLTALWARDLLIEAGLPADVFQVVLGDGPVVGPEVVRHADYVSFTGSTRTGREVAQGAAARLVGVSLELGGKNAMLVLEDADIEKAAAGAVRACFSSAGQLCISIERLYVHESIADAFLERFAARTKAMRLGTSLAYGADMGSLVGERQLETVTRHVQEAVAKGAKVVAGGVARPDIGPYFFEPTILDGVATDMSVCTEETFGPVVSVYRFTNEDEVIERANATAYGLNSSVWTKNARRGQEVAARLRTGTVNINEGYAPAYGSVQAPMGGMKDSGLGRRHGSEGILKYTEAQTVAHQRVLPMAPSLGMDDERYAQFMSRSLRLMKALRFR, encoded by the coding sequence ATGACGGACGCGCACGCCCCGGAGAAGACCGGCACGGCACAGACCGGCACGAACCCCCTCGCCCCCGCCCCGGCGGGCGCCCGCACCGCCGCCGACGTGGTCACCCCCGAGCTGGTCGCCCAGCTCACCAAGGGCGTGGCAGGCTCCGGCCGGACCGCCAACCACACGCCGTTCACCGGCGAGAAGCTGGCCGACCTCCCCGAGTCGACGCCCGAGGACGTGGCGAACGCCTTCGAACTGGCCCGCGCCGCCCAGGCCGTGTGGGCACAGACCCCGGTACGGCAGCGCGCCGCCGTCCTGCTGCGCTTCCACGACCTGGTGCTGGAGCGCCAGGCCGAGGTGCTCGACCTGATCCAGCTGGAGACCGGCAAGGCCCGGCTGCACGCCCACGAGGAGGTCCAGGCCGTCGCGGTCGCCGCCCGGCACTACGGCCGCAAGGCCCCCGCCTACCTCCGCCCGAAGCGGCACGCCGGCGCCATGCCGACCCTCACCAAGGTCACCGAACTGCGCCACCCGCGCGGCGTCGTCGGCCAGATCGCGCCCTGGAACTACCCCCTGGAACTGTCGGTCGGCGACGCGCTCCCCGCCTTCGTCACGGGCAACGCGGTCGTCATGAAGCCCGACACCGAGACCTGCCTGACCGCCCTGTGGGCCCGTGACCTGCTCATCGAGGCCGGCCTGCCCGCCGACGTCTTCCAGGTCGTCCTCGGCGACGGCCCGGTCGTCGGCCCCGAGGTCGTCCGGCACGCCGACTACGTGTCCTTCACCGGTTCCACCCGCACCGGCCGCGAGGTCGCGCAGGGCGCCGCCGCCCGGCTGGTCGGCGTCTCCCTCGAACTGGGCGGCAAGAACGCCATGCTGGTGCTGGAGGACGCCGACATCGAGAAGGCGGCTGCCGGTGCCGTCCGGGCCTGCTTCTCCTCGGCGGGCCAGCTGTGCATCTCCATCGAGCGGCTCTACGTCCACGAGTCGATCGCGGACGCCTTCCTGGAGCGTTTCGCCGCCCGCACGAAGGCCATGCGCCTCGGGACGTCCCTGGCGTACGGCGCCGACATGGGCTCCCTGGTCGGCGAACGCCAGCTGGAGACCGTCACCCGGCACGTCCAGGAGGCGGTCGCCAAGGGCGCGAAGGTCGTCGCGGGCGGTGTGGCGCGGCCGGACATCGGCCCGTACTTCTTCGAGCCCACGATCCTCGACGGGGTCGCCACCGACATGTCCGTCTGCACGGAGGAGACCTTCGGCCCGGTCGTCTCGGTCTACCGCTTCACGAACGAGGACGAGGTGATCGAGCGCGCCAACGCCACGGCGTACGGCCTGAACTCCTCGGTCTGGACGAAGAACGCCCGCCGCGGCCAGGAGGTCGCCGCCCGCCTGCGCACCGGCACCGTCAACATCAACGAGGGCTACGCCCCCGCCTACGGCAGCGTCCAGGCACCCATGGGCGGCATGAAGGACTCCGGCCTCGGCCGCCGCCACGGCAGCGAGGGCATCCTCAAGTACACCGAGGCCCAGACTGTCGCCCACCAGCGCGTGCTCCCCATGGCCCCCTCACTGGGCATGGACGACGAGAGGTACGCCCAGTTCATGAGCCGCAGTCTGCGTCTGATGAAGGCACTGAGGTTCCGGTGA
- a CDS encoding serine/threonine-protein kinase — MSNDGGGTGAQGRSIGGRYRLIERIGSGGSGTVWRAYDELVQREVAVKQPRLPGDPGDPEDESRRRAAHRLYREARAAARVDHPAAVTIHDVVVEPERQPEARAGRTVRHGRVGRDGLDAVDAALDGLPWIVMELVPGGSLHEVLRRGPVEAREAARIGLAVLGALRAGHSVGIVHRDVKPANVLLGPHRRVVLTDFGIAHVQGEESLTTGGESIGSLEFVAPERMTGRIAGPASDLWSLGVLLYAAVEGASPFRRDTPEATLTAILAAEPPEPKQAGPLGPLIARLLVKEPEQRPGAEEVAKALEAAAGQRPASDETPKEPQQAAHTRESANVRDSARMSDSVDIRDSASMQESADDTVPPKRQGLLRPGPLALMSALLAGGIGAATHLGDTSSAETTEEAARKSPAPTAPGPSPDGAWTPHRDQDMAAVLRLPSHYRELDKAGSTTDQPRTALYGSERGGSIQVRLLVWDKAPGSPMAQARKARVVRGGAEEDAHTQYTRTSVQGFEAALADTTYNLDEDPRRVMRVVIRTDDDRMYELRVDMPKGTPEETEGTSVFKGARDRLRIVKG, encoded by the coding sequence ATGAGCAACGACGGGGGTGGGACGGGCGCCCAGGGCCGGTCGATCGGTGGGCGGTACCGGCTGATCGAGCGCATCGGCTCCGGCGGGTCGGGCACCGTCTGGCGGGCCTACGACGAACTCGTGCAGCGGGAAGTCGCCGTGAAGCAGCCCCGGTTGCCGGGCGATCCGGGCGACCCGGAGGACGAGAGCCGCCGGCGTGCGGCCCACCGGCTCTACCGCGAGGCCCGCGCCGCCGCCCGCGTCGACCATCCCGCCGCCGTCACCATCCACGACGTGGTCGTCGAACCGGAGCGGCAGCCGGAGGCACGGGCCGGGCGGACCGTTCGCCACGGCCGGGTCGGACGCGACGGGCTGGACGCGGTCGACGCGGCGCTCGACGGACTCCCCTGGATCGTCATGGAGTTGGTGCCGGGCGGGTCCCTGCACGAGGTGCTCCGGCGCGGCCCGGTGGAGGCGCGCGAAGCCGCCCGGATCGGCCTCGCCGTCCTCGGTGCGCTGCGTGCCGGGCACTCCGTCGGCATCGTGCACCGGGACGTGAAACCGGCCAATGTGCTGCTCGGCCCGCACCGACGTGTCGTCCTCACCGACTTCGGCATCGCCCATGTGCAGGGCGAGGAGTCGCTCACGACCGGCGGGGAGTCCATCGGCTCGCTGGAGTTCGTCGCGCCCGAGCGCATGACCGGCCGCATCGCCGGGCCCGCCTCCGACCTGTGGTCCCTGGGCGTACTGCTGTACGCGGCCGTCGAGGGGGCGTCCCCGTTCCGCCGGGACACGCCGGAGGCCACGCTCACCGCGATCCTCGCCGCCGAGCCGCCCGAACCGAAGCAGGCCGGACCCCTCGGGCCGCTGATCGCGCGCCTGCTGGTGAAGGAACCCGAACAGCGGCCGGGCGCAGAGGAGGTCGCGAAGGCGCTGGAGGCGGCGGCCGGGCAGCGGCCGGCGTCGGACGAGACACCGAAGGAGCCTCAGCAGGCCGCGCATACACGGGAGTCTGCGAACGTACGGGACTCTGCGCGGATGAGCGACTCTGTCGACATACGTGACTCTGCGAGCATGCAGGAGTCCGCGGACGACACGGTACCGCCGAAGCGTCAAGGCCTCCTCCGCCCCGGCCCCCTCGCCCTGATGAGCGCGCTCCTCGCCGGCGGCATAGGCGCCGCCACCCACCTCGGCGACACCAGCAGCGCGGAGACGACCGAAGAGGCCGCCCGCAAAAGCCCGGCCCCCACCGCCCCTGGCCCGAGTCCTGACGGCGCCTGGACCCCGCACCGAGACCAGGACATGGCGGCCGTACTCCGGCTCCCGAGCCACTACCGCGAACTCGACAAGGCCGGCAGCACGACCGACCAGCCCCGGACGGCGCTCTACGGCAGCGAGCGGGGCGGCTCGATCCAGGTCCGCCTCCTCGTCTGGGACAAGGCGCCGGGCTCCCCGATGGCCCAGGCCAGGAAGGCGCGGGTGGTCCGGGGCGGTGCCGAGGAGGACGCGCACACGCAGTACACCCGCACCAGCGTCCAGGGCTTCGAGGCCGCCCTCGCCGACACCACCTACAACCTGGACGAGGACCCCCGGCGGGTCATGCGGGTGGTGATCCGCACCGACGACGACCGCATGTACGAACTGCGCGTCGACATGCCCAAGGGCACGCCCGAGGAGACTGAGGGCACCTCGGTGTTCAAGGGCGCACGGGACCGGCTCAGGATCGTAAAAGGCTGA
- a CDS encoding serine/threonine-protein kinase — MRVIAGRYRLEARLGRGGMGVVWRATDQLLGRGVAVKELPFDETLSAAEARRQRDRTLREARAVAQLSHPHIIVVHDVVEDDERPYIVMELIEGGSLADRLATQGPVDAAEAARIGIALLGALRAAHAAGVLHRDLKPDNVLLEAGTDRVVLTDFGIAQVAGAPTLTENGSFVGSPEYTAPERMSGVRTGPESDLWSLGALLCAALSGESPFHRDSLGGVLHAVVVGDIRPPAQAGPLLPVVQGLLERDPDRRLDADRAERMLRAFRETGSTPQAPPPGYAPTARGASHGRPQDSADRQPPVPPTDLPGPDERHEQLLRQPTRRVLVAALLVAAMAGAGVSAAALLMDEGGGDGGRTPKSSAPETPSAGPSAHRSGTPSTPAATSATTTAAASPSP, encoded by the coding sequence ATGCGTGTCATCGCGGGCCGTTACCGGCTCGAGGCGAGGCTCGGGCGCGGTGGCATGGGCGTGGTCTGGCGGGCGACCGACCAGCTGCTCGGCCGGGGCGTGGCCGTCAAGGAGCTCCCCTTCGACGAGACGCTCTCCGCGGCGGAAGCGCGCCGGCAGCGGGACCGTACGCTGCGCGAGGCGCGGGCGGTCGCACAGCTGAGCCATCCGCACATCATCGTCGTCCACGACGTCGTCGAGGACGACGAACGCCCGTACATCGTCATGGAGCTGATCGAGGGCGGTTCCCTCGCCGACCGCCTCGCCACCCAGGGCCCGGTCGACGCCGCCGAGGCGGCACGGATCGGCATCGCCCTGCTCGGCGCGCTGCGCGCCGCGCACGCGGCCGGGGTTCTGCACCGCGACCTCAAGCCCGACAACGTGCTGCTGGAGGCCGGTACCGACCGGGTCGTCCTCACCGACTTCGGCATCGCCCAGGTCGCGGGCGCCCCCACGCTCACCGAGAACGGCTCCTTCGTCGGCTCACCCGAGTACACCGCGCCCGAGCGGATGTCCGGGGTCAGGACCGGGCCAGAATCCGACCTGTGGTCGCTGGGCGCGCTGCTGTGCGCGGCCCTCAGCGGCGAGTCGCCGTTCCACCGCGACTCGCTGGGCGGCGTCCTGCACGCGGTCGTCGTCGGCGACATCCGCCCGCCCGCGCAGGCCGGGCCGCTCCTGCCCGTCGTACAGGGCCTGCTGGAACGCGATCCCGATCGGCGGCTGGACGCGGACCGGGCGGAGCGGATGCTGCGGGCGTTCCGCGAGACGGGCAGCACGCCGCAGGCTCCGCCGCCCGGGTACGCGCCGACGGCGCGGGGTGCCTCGCACGGACGGCCGCAGGACAGCGCCGATCGGCAACCGCCGGTGCCGCCGACGGACCTGCCCGGGCCGGACGAGCGGCACGAGCAGTTGCTCCGGCAGCCCACGCGCCGGGTGCTCGTGGCCGCGCTGCTGGTCGCCGCGATGGCCGGGGCGGGCGTGTCGGCGGCGGCGCTGCTCATGGACGAGGGCGGCGGCGACGGCGGCCGTACGCCGAAGAGTTCGGCGCCGGAGACGCCCTCGGCCGGACCCTCCGCCCACCGGTCGGGCACTCCGAGCACTCCCGCAGCGACCAGCGCCACCACCACCGCGGCCGCCTCACCCTCGCCCTGA
- a CDS encoding serine/threonine-protein kinase, with the protein MQGLLVAGRYRLADSIGSGGMGRVWRAHDEVLHRSVAIKELTAALYVSESEQAILLARTRAEARAAARINHSAVVTVHDVLEHDGRPWIVMELVEGRSLADAVKEDGRVEPREAARIGMWVLRALRAAHAAGVLHRDVKPGNVLLGRDGRVLLTDFGIAQIEGDTTITRTGEVVGSVDYLAPERVRGHDPGPSSDLWALGATLYTAVEGRSPFRRTTPLTTMQAVVEEEAAELQHAGALTPVITALLRKDPAARPDASEAEQMLAEAAEGRRPNGAQAYVPTQYGGSSPYRDAHSGRSASGTNPSGTNSSGTGAVGNGSGSHTRTPLPPLAGTPAGGTPTAGAATAGTPTAGAATAGTPAAGAFATGHGTPGPTRLGPMATGPQPAGSGRRRRLRTLALVVALAAIIGGGTAVALQQWNESRQTASGAAGSSGTTSTEQPGSSVPAGWTRRDDPAGFSLYLPKGWKRQTFGPQGELKQIDYTPDGGRHFVRIAVDTSPDFADPYAHQLDLEQQLQRLVDYKRVKLERNVYRDRDGALWEYTWTAQPKDTKFPGPRRAIEETYVARDGTEYALYMSAPARDWAKARKQFTSLLQGWHEKTP; encoded by the coding sequence ATGCAGGGCCTGCTCGTCGCGGGCCGCTACCGGCTCGCCGACTCCATCGGCAGTGGCGGCATGGGCCGGGTATGGCGAGCACATGACGAGGTGCTGCACCGGTCCGTCGCCATCAAGGAGCTGACGGCCGCCCTCTACGTCTCCGAGAGCGAGCAGGCCATCCTGCTGGCGCGCACCCGGGCCGAGGCCAGGGCAGCCGCGCGGATCAACCACTCCGCGGTCGTCACCGTGCACGACGTGCTGGAGCACGACGGCCGCCCGTGGATCGTGATGGAGCTGGTCGAGGGCCGCTCCCTGGCCGACGCGGTCAAGGAGGACGGGCGTGTCGAGCCGCGCGAGGCGGCGCGCATCGGCATGTGGGTGCTGCGGGCCCTGCGCGCCGCGCACGCCGCCGGCGTCCTGCACCGCGACGTCAAGCCGGGCAACGTCCTCCTCGGCCGGGACGGACGCGTCCTGCTCACCGACTTCGGCATCGCCCAGATCGAGGGCGACACCACCATCACCCGCACCGGAGAGGTCGTCGGCTCGGTCGACTACCTGGCGCCCGAGCGCGTGCGCGGCCACGACCCGGGCCCGTCCTCCGACCTGTGGGCGCTCGGCGCGACGCTCTACACCGCGGTGGAGGGCCGCTCGCCGTTCCGCCGCACCACACCGCTGACCACCATGCAGGCGGTGGTCGAGGAGGAGGCCGCCGAGCTTCAGCACGCGGGTGCGCTCACGCCCGTCATCACCGCCCTGCTGCGCAAGGATCCGGCCGCCCGGCCCGACGCGTCCGAGGCCGAGCAGATGCTCGCCGAGGCGGCGGAGGGGCGGCGGCCGAACGGGGCGCAGGCCTATGTGCCGACGCAGTACGGGGGATCGTCGCCGTACCGGGACGCGCACAGCGGCAGGAGCGCGTCCGGCACCAATCCGTCCGGCACGAACTCGTCCGGCACGGGCGCGGTCGGTAACGGCTCGGGATCGCACACCCGGACGCCGCTCCCGCCGCTGGCCGGGACGCCCGCCGGCGGGACGCCGACGGCCGGTGCCGCCACGGCCGGCACGCCGACGGCCGGTGCCGCCACGGCCGGCACGCCGGCGGCCGGGGCCTTTGCCACCGGCCACGGGACGCCCGGTCCCACCCGGCTCGGTCCGATGGCGACGGGCCCGCAGCCGGCCGGTTCGGGGCGACGCCGCCGGCTTCGTACCCTCGCCCTCGTCGTCGCTCTCGCGGCCATCATCGGCGGGGGCACCGCCGTGGCGCTCCAGCAGTGGAACGAGAGCCGGCAGACGGCGAGCGGCGCAGCCGGCTCGTCCGGTACCACGAGCACGGAGCAGCCCGGGAGTTCGGTTCCCGCCGGCTGGACCCGCCGCGACGACCCCGCGGGTTTCAGCCTCTACCTGCCCAAGGGATGGAAGCGCCAGACCTTCGGCCCGCAGGGCGAGCTCAAGCAGATCGACTACACGCCCGACGGCGGACGGCACTTCGTCCGGATCGCCGTCGACACCTCCCCGGACTTCGCCGACCCGTACGCCCACCAGCTCGACCTGGAGCAGCAGTTGCAGCGGCTGGTGGACTACAAGCGAGTGAAGCTGGAGCGCAACGTCTACCGTGACCGGGACGGCGCGCTGTGGGAGTACACCTGGACCGCGCAGCCGAAGGACACCAAGTTCCCCGGTCCGCGCAGGGCCATCGAGGAGACGTACGTCGCCCGCGACGGCACCGAGTACGCGCTCTACATGTCGGCGCCCGCGCGGGACTGGGCGAAGGCGCGCAAGCAGTTCACGTCGCTGCTGCAGGGCTGGCACGAGAAGACCCCCTGA